A genomic stretch from Enterobacter dykesii includes:
- the ychF gene encoding redox-regulated ATPase YchF, with product MGFKCGIVGLPNVGKSTLFNALTKAGIEAANFPFCTIEPNTGVVPMPDPRLDQLAEIVKPQRILPTTMEFVDIAGLVKGASKGEGLGNQFLTNIRETEAIGHVVRCFENDNIIHVNNKVDPADDIDVINTELALSDLDTCERAIHRVQKKAKGGDKDAKAELAALEKCLPQLENAGMLRALKNLTEEDKAAIKYLSFLTLKPTMYIANVNEDGFENNPYLDKVREIAAAEGSVVVAVCAAVESDIAELDDADREEFMAELGLEEPGLNRVIRAGYELLNLQTYFTAGVKEVRAWTIPVGATAPQAAGKIHTDFEKGFIRAQTIAFEDFITYKGEQGAKEAGKMRAEGKDYIVKDGDVMNFLFNV from the coding sequence ATGGGATTCAAATGCGGTATCGTCGGTCTGCCAAACGTGGGCAAATCCACCCTGTTTAACGCGCTTACCAAAGCGGGTATCGAAGCGGCGAACTTCCCGTTCTGTACCATCGAACCTAACACCGGCGTTGTGCCAATGCCGGACCCGCGTCTGGACCAGCTTGCGGAAATCGTGAAGCCGCAGCGCATTCTGCCAACCACCATGGAATTCGTGGACATCGCGGGCCTGGTAAAAGGCGCGTCCAAAGGTGAAGGCCTGGGTAACCAGTTTCTGACCAACATTCGTGAAACCGAAGCGATCGGCCACGTTGTGCGCTGCTTCGAAAACGACAACATCATCCACGTTAATAACAAAGTGGATCCGGCTGACGACATCGACGTCATCAACACCGAGCTGGCGCTCTCTGACCTCGACACCTGCGAACGCGCGATTCACCGCGTGCAGAAGAAAGCCAAAGGCGGCGACAAGGACGCGAAAGCGGAACTGGCTGCGCTGGAAAAATGTCTGCCACAGCTGGAAAACGCGGGCATGCTGCGCGCGCTGAAAAACCTGACTGAAGAAGACAAGGCGGCGATCAAATACCTGAGCTTCCTGACCCTGAAGCCAACCATGTACATCGCCAACGTTAACGAAGACGGTTTCGAGAACAACCCGTACCTGGACAAAGTGCGCGAAATCGCCGCGGCGGAAGGTTCTGTGGTTGTTGCCGTGTGCGCTGCCGTTGAATCCGACATCGCCGAGCTGGACGACGCCGACCGTGAAGAGTTCATGGCCGAGCTTGGTCTGGAAGAGCCGGGCCTGAACCGCGTAATTCGCGCAGGCTATGAGCTGCTGAACCTGCAGACCTACTTCACCGCTGGCGTGAAAGAAGTGCGTGCGTGGACCATCCCTGTAGGTGCAACTGCGCCTCAGGCGGCCGGTAAGATCCACACTGACTTCGAGAAAGGCTTTATTCGTGCGCAGACAATCGCGTTTGAAGACTTCATCACCTATAAGGGTGAGCAAGGCGCGAAAGAAGCAGGCAAGATGCGTGCGGAAGGGAAAGATTATATCGTTAAAGATGGCGACGTAATGAACTTCCTGTTTAACGTCTGA
- a CDS encoding YciI family protein, whose translation MSAVYIVILTYIKPLEEIDAAIPAHVEWLKKRYAEVIFLASGRRNPRNGGVILAKCESLASLEERLREDPFQALKLATVEIIPFEPSMKTELLENVF comes from the coding sequence ATGAGCGCGGTTTACATTGTCATTTTAACCTATATCAAACCACTCGAAGAGATTGACGCAGCGATACCTGCTCATGTTGAGTGGCTTAAAAAAAGGTACGCAGAGGTGATTTTCCTGGCGTCCGGTAGACGGAACCCAAGAAACGGTGGGGTCATTCTCGCTAAGTGTGAGAGTCTTGCCTCTCTTGAGGAGCGCTTGCGAGAGGATCCTTTTCAGGCGTTAAAGCTTGCGACTGTTGAAATCATTCCCTTTGAACCCAGCATGAAAACAGAACTATTAGAAAATGTGTTTTAA